In Chaetodon auriga isolate fChaAug3 chromosome 9, fChaAug3.hap1, whole genome shotgun sequence, the genomic window TTATTTTCAATATTCaccaagaaaaaacaaagaggagccgTGGCCTCATGTCCTTACAGAGTATCTGACTtggaaaaaccaaaaaaaccgGACAGTTTATGTTTTCCCTCGTCTTCTTCAGCAGACACAGGTCAGGCAGGCTTCAGTAACAGCTTTGGAAAATTGGTCTTTTGCCCCTTTTTTTTACTTCCTTTATCTTTTCAGTGCTGCGGCAGATCGatgaggaaacagctggacaaAAATCTGAGTTTTCACAAGCTGGTGGCATACATGATCGCTCTGATGACAGGTGAGCTTCTTTCTTTGAGGCTGCACTTTTGGTTAAATGCTGAAAATTAGAGATCGGTTAAGTCAGAGCAATAGAAATAGCTACTTATACCATCGTTTCAGTGTGGATTGTGAATGCAGCCACTTTTACCAGTGCCACAGGTGTAGATTTGGGTGGAGTAATACTTTTTTtcagggaaaaagaaaataaagagaaacaaaaccacaaatcaaacaagtgcattcacattcagacttagatttttctctctgcactgaTGTCGGTACGCTTTTGTGCACGCTTTAGGTGCAGTGTTTACGATTTCCCACACTGTGCAAACGTGTCTGACCTGAAGCTTATCAGTCTTTATCAGAAAATTTCCGCAGAAGTGACACAGAAtagtaaagaagaaaaaaagtttgggTCCTTCCTGATGGTGTAGAGAAACAGAAATGGgcacaaataaaataagaaaaaaaaaaactttatagGGAAACAGATGTCTTTTCTCAGATATGACACAAATTGTGGATTGTCTTTTCCCGCCATTCTTCCTCGTCACTTACACTGGTCAAAATTTTCTGAAGTGGGTCATTTGTGAAGGCGAGCTGGAGGCAAACAAAGTCTAAACTAATATTGACTGAAGGTGTAAGATTTCCTCTTATCTTGTCAAAGACAGGGCGAGTGCAGccaatgccaacattttaaatccagtgatttttaaagctgaaatgattgaGCTGTTGAGATTTTTGTTCGTGAAGCTGgctaaaacacagcaggaatAACGTGTCTCCTCTTTATCCTGACAGCTGTTCACATGGTCGCCCATTTGTTGAACGTGGAGTGGtacaacaacagcagacaggGAGTTTATGACAAACTCAGCACTGCTCTGTCCAACCTGGAGGACGCAGAAAACACCACCTACCTGAACCCAATCCGCACAACAGACATCGTAAGTTATCAGAACTAACATTGATGAAATTACCATGATGAAATAAGACAAATGTGGTGATGCAAAGTCCctaaaactttcttttttttcctctaaaatgtGGTTTAATTCAAGTAGAAAGTCTCCCAAAGTGGAATTACTCCAACAAATTAGTACCTGAAAACTGCTGGccactctgtgaggctgcaatATGGTCACACTTTATAataaggtacacatattcactaGTAACTGGTTGCTTTTTAGCATGCATATCAGCACATATTAGAAAGCACTTATTATAGCCTTATTTTGGGGATTCTGGTTATTAACAGGAGGTTATTAAGATCGTAATTCATATATAAAAACTTCCTTCGTTACTctcaataagcagtaattaggacCTTATTGACCCTTAGTTAATGGCCTAttagttgtagaatatggtcatgcagaataaggcattaataagtgctttataatgagtaataaagagccagtatgctgctaatatgcatgctaataagcaactagtcAGTGGTGAATATGTGGACTTTGATATAATGTGTTActgtcaacatgctaacatgtttagcaggtgtaatgtttaccgtGTTCACCATCATAGTTtgttgtgttagcatgctaacatttgctgattagtactaaacacaaagtacagctgatgctgatgggactgtcattagttttgcaggtgtttcatcccatccatcatcttcatcacttcttcttcttgtgtctcAGAACTTGCAGCAGATTCCCACCTACTTTGTGTTCACCACCATCGCTGGCCTCACAGGGGTCATCATCACTCTGgccctcatcctcatcatcacctcctCCATGGAGGTCATCAGACGCAGCTACTTCGAAGTCTTCTGGTACACCCACcacctcttcatcatcttcttcgCTGGTCTCGTTTTTCACGGAGCCGGGTGAGGGGCAGGTTTCagcttccttttcttttaatgcaaCGTTGTTGTTATTGCAAACAGGTTTCACTCGTCTGTCTCATCTGCAGGCGCATTGTGAGGGGTCAGAAGGAAACCGATCCACCTTACAACTTCACCTATTGTAAAGACCACATTGACGAGTGGGGAAAGAATCCTGAGTGTCCCATCCCTCAGTTTGAAGGAGGATTCCCGCAGGTTTGTCTTTCAAAATGCTCAGAGGCTGCACAAGGCAAGGCCTTGTTCCTGTTCATCCTCTGTAACAGTGTTTACAGCTAACACCAACACCTTGAAATTACTACCAGTGTAAATTAAAGTGTCATTTATTGTCATCGTCTCTTTTTTCAGACCTGGATGTATGTGATCGGGCCAATGGTTCTGTATCTTTGTGAACGTGTGCTGCGTTTCATTCGTTACATGCAGACAGTCCAATACAGGAAGGTAAGGTTGAGTCACGATTCATCTGTGCCCTCTGAGTCATCCCGCGGGCTGAGTCACGGTGACTTTAATCCGTTTGCTCTGCTTTCAGATCGTGATGCATCCGTCCAAGGTGCTCgagctgcagctgttgaagAATGGTTTCAAAATGGAGGTGGGTCAGTACGTCTTCCTCAACTGCCCGGCCATCTCCCAGCTGGAGTGGCACCCGTTCACCATGACCTCCGCCCCCGAGGAGGACTTCTTCAGCGTCCACATCCGCTCGGCCGGGGACTGGACCGACAAACTCATCGACATCATGCAGCAGCTTCCAGAGGGAGCACAGGGACCCAAGTgagcacttcttttaaaaaaatctgatttcatgCTGTTAACATTGTGATGTTTTATGATGCGTGTTCTTACCGACTGATCTGAGACCAGTGCCAATCGTTGCAAactttttctcctgtttctacttcttttctttcaaactGTCAAAAGCTCCAACACATATCCTCCAGTGCAAACTCACATACATACGTGACAATTCATGAAATAACACCAGACAAGGTTAAAGCATacttattatttaattattatacATATGCACAGACATAAACCATAAATGAAACAACCAAAAAAGATCAAATTTAACGTTCAACTATTTGCCCTTTTGGAGATCAGCTCTCTACATACCAGTTTTTCCAATGATATTtccatgaatgcagcattttgaaATAAAGCCACAGAGCAACATTACACTCAGTGGCCCTGGTCGTCATGTTTTTAAGTAATTTTGTGAACTTTGAAGGCAACtctacctaaaaaaaaaaaaaaaaaaaaacgcttaatgaatgaatgataattAGGCCACTGAGtgtgcagatttattttcaatcaGCACTATATAAAGCAAAATGTTCAAGAAAAACGACAAGGAAAAGCTGTCGATAAAAATGATGTTAATACCTTAATTCTAATTAAATCTGGACCATATTAGGTCgaatgctaattagcagcaCTCATCAGATTGAGTTCGCCCGGCTATCGTGGAATTTTAGAAGTTCGTATTTGCACTGAAAGGTATCCAGTGTTGTCTTAAAAGCTGAGTTCAAACTGTGTTGTGAGGCTGAGTTTTGTGTATCAAAGGACGCACATCGCCATTCACTCCCAGGCTATGTTGTGGCATGTGGCACTGGTCCACATTGCACAATTGTTCccataaaaagaaacatcagaTAAAGAACTTTTCATACACcgctgctgttttcagctcaaCCTGGACGCTCAGATTAGACAGCTGGTAGAATCACAGTGTGAATAAACCGGCTGAGATACGACTAACATGCAGCGTATTTAAGGGGCTGCACTGTGATGCTAATGGGCATAAAAGCTTGTATGACCCACCTTTTGTATCAGCGTTTTCGAGAGTTATGGGCTGTGTGGGCTATTCAACCTCATCAGAGTCAAAACCAGCATTAGCATCAGATAGTGTCTATAAAGTTTTCCACTGAGTTTGCCAATCTGCCAGTTGCCCATAAAAggcttgtttcctgttttggttGTCACATGTATTTTATCTGTCCTGTGTATTTATTGTCCTTTCTCAGAATGGGTGTAGACGGACCCTTTGGCACAGCCAGCGAGGACGTGTTTGACTATGAGGTCAGCATGCTGGTCGGTGCCGGCATCGGAGTCACTCCCTTCGCCTCCATCCTCAAGTCCATCTGGTACAAGTTCAAAGAGTCCAACCCGAAGCTGCGCACCAGGAAGGTAAATGGCCTCACTGTGTCCCTCTCAGTCTGCCTTGACGTTTAAACCTGTATATCCGTTTCACCGTGCTGACACGTTGCTGCACATGAGTAACGCGAGACAGGAGCTGTTATTGTCCTTTAAATAAAGAACAGCGCTTTTACAATGCGCTCATGCATGATGAACAGCGTGACCAGCTGTTTTGCAAGAGGATCATTGTATAACGAGTCGGCGTCTGCTTCCTGCTTTCAGATCTACTTCTATTGGCTCTGCCGGGAAACGCACGCCTTTGAGTGGTTTGCCGACCTCCTCTTGGTActggagaaggagatggaggagaggggcaTGGGGGATTTCCTCACCTACAAACTCTATCTGACCAAATGGGACCAAaaccatgtatgtgtgtgaatctgtCCTCACTTTGCTCCAGTCACAGACCGAAGTCCAGATAAACAGCGTGAGGTCAACTCAGCGTAAACTCAGCTGTGTTATGTCGTGTTTTATAACAGGCTTTTTTTATGCGGGTGCACTCTGATGAGGACACAGACATAGTCACTGGGCTCAAACAGAAGATCTACTACGGCAGACCCGCCTGGGAC contains:
- the nox1 gene encoding NADPH oxidase 1, whose protein sequence is MGNWIINHGLTSFILVVWMGINIFLFVWFYLLYDLEDRFFYTRHLLGSALAWARAPAAVLNFNCMLILLPVCRNLLSLLRGSFVCCGRSMRKQLDKNLSFHKLVAYMIALMTAVHMVAHLLNVEWYNNSRQGVYDKLSTALSNLEDAENTTYLNPIRTTDINLQQIPTYFVFTTIAGLTGVIITLALILIITSSMEVIRRSYFEVFWYTHHLFIIFFAGLVFHGAGRIVRGQKETDPPYNFTYCKDHIDEWGKNPECPIPQFEGGFPQTWMYVIGPMVLYLCERVLRFIRYMQTVQYRKIVMHPSKVLELQLLKNGFKMEVGQYVFLNCPAISQLEWHPFTMTSAPEEDFFSVHIRSAGDWTDKLIDIMQQLPEGAQGPKMGVDGPFGTASEDVFDYEVSMLVGAGIGVTPFASILKSIWYKFKESNPKLRTRKIYFYWLCRETHAFEWFADLLLVLEKEMEERGMGDFLTYKLYLTKWDQNHAFFMRVHSDEDTDIVTGLKQKIYYGRPAWDKEFEQVRKENPTSVVGTFLCGPEALGKVLEKKCVKYSDVDPRKTKFYFNKENF